One genomic segment of bacterium includes these proteins:
- a CDS encoding antitoxin translates to MKTITIRGVDSALAEAIKKTAEKHQESMNQTLLKLLKDSLGLTKKPAFPKYKDLDSMAGTWTVKEEKEFIKNTGSFREIDEEMWD, encoded by the coding sequence ATGAAAACAATAACTATTCGCGGTGTTGATAGTGCTTTGGCAGAAGCGATTAAAAAGACAGCAGAAAAGCATCAGGAGAGCATGAACCAAACTTTACTTAAACTCCTGAAAGATAGTTTGGGCTTGACCAAAAAACCTGCCTTCCCAAAATATAAGGATCTGGATTCAATGGCCGGAACCTGGACTGTAAAAGAAGAAAAAGAATTTATTAAGAATACCGGATCTTTTCGAGAAATTGATGAGGAGATGTGGGATTGA
- a CDS encoding type II toxin-antitoxin system VapC family toxin — translation MGLRKILIDTNVYVAYKRNDPEIIKAFQNCDYIGVDVSVLAELYTGFLLGSRIEQNLKELEGFLNNSRVYIINHDLDTSEYYAHIYKNLRKNGTPVPTNDIWIASVARQHGLALLTKDKHFKLIDGLILY, via the coding sequence GTGGGATTGAGGAAGATATTAATTGATACAAATGTCTATGTTGCATACAAGCGTAATGACCCGGAAATAATTAAAGCCTTTCAAAATTGTGATTATATCGGGGTTGATGTATCCGTGTTGGCAGAATTATACACTGGGTTTCTGCTCGGAAGCCGCATAGAGCAAAACCTGAAAGAGTTAGAAGGATTTCTTAATAATTCCCGGGTTTATATTATTAATCACGACCTGGATACCTCGGAATATTATGCGCATATCTATAAAAATCTTCGTAAAAATGGAACACCGGTTCCAACTAATGATATATGGATTGCCTCAGTTGCACGACAGCATGGTTTGGCTTTATTAACAAAAGACAAACATTTCAAATTAATTGATGGTTTGATTTTATATTAA
- a CDS encoding type II toxin-antitoxin system RelE/ParE family toxin has translation MHCTIEFKPGAQKDFKNITALDSRRIIKRIEMMSNNLQGDVKKLTDHAPEYRLRVGNYRILFEINANKIVIYRIRHRKDAYR, from the coding sequence TTGCATTGTACAATTGAATTTAAACCAGGAGCACAAAAGGATTTTAAGAATATTACCGCTTTAGATTCCAGACGTATAATAAAACGAATCGAAATGATGTCAAATAATCTTCAAGGAGATGTAAAGAAATTAACTGACCATGCTCCTGAATATAGATTGCGTGTAGGCAATTACAGGATTCTTTTTGAAATCAATGCAAATAAAATTGTAATTTACAGAATTAGGCATAGAAAAGATGCCTATAGATGA